AGTTGTAAGTTCTAATTCTTTCAGAACGATCACCAGTACCTACTTGGGATTTACGCGCATCTGCTCTGTCTTTATTCTTTTCTTCTTCCATCAAATCGTACAATCTAGATTTCAAAACTTTCATAGCTTTATCTTTGTTCTTGATTTGGGATTTTTCATCTTGACATGTTACTACAAGACCTGTTGGAATGTGTGTAATTCTAACCGCAGAGTCAGTAGTGTTTACGCATTGTCCACCGTTGCCACTTGCTCTGAACACGTCAATTCTCAAATCTTTTTGTTCGATTTTAACATCGACATCTTCTGCTTCTGGCAATACTGCAACTGTTGCAGTAGAAGTGTGAATTCTTCCAGAACTTTCAGTTTGAGGAACTCTTTGTACTCTGTGAACTCCAGATTCGTATTTTAATCTAGAATAAGCACCTTTTCCTTTTACCATCATTACAACTTCTTTTATCCCACCAACACCTTGTTGTTGAATATCCATTATTTCAGTTGTCCAGCGTTTTTTGTCGGAATACATTTGATACATTCTCAAAAGTTCACCAGCAAATAAACCCGCTTCATCTCCACCGGCGCCGGCTCTTATTTCGATAAACACGTTCTTTTCATCGTTAGGATCTTTTGGCAACAATAAAATCTTCAAATCTTCTTGATCTTTTTCGATTTGTTCTTCCAAAGTTGAGATTTCATCTTTCAATAGTTCTTCCATTTCACTATCTCCAGTAGTACCCAACATTTCCTTGTCTTCTTCCAAATTTTTCAAATTGTCTTTGTAAGACAAATATTTATTAACAACTGGTTCTAAATCAGCGTGTTCTTTCATTAATTTCGTCCAATTTTCCATGTCAGCGATAACTTCAGGATCTGCGACTTTTACTTCTAAGTCTTTGAACTTATCTACAACACTATCTAAATTTTCAAACATAATTACCTCCTCGCAATTATTACTCTATCAAAACCGTTAAAGTCTTTTATGCAGTAGTGATTTTTGAATCCATTTTCATCTAAAATTTCAAATATACTCTCTCTTTGATTATATCCTATTTCAAAAGCAAGCATACCATCTTCATTCAAATAATCACTAGCTTGATTTATTATCTTTCTATAAAAATAAAGTCCATCATCTCCACCAAAAAGTGCAGATCGTGGTTCTTTTAAAATTTTTGTTTCAAGTGAATTGAAATCTTTTTTGTCTATATAAGGTGGATTGGAAACTATCAAATCATACTTAGAATTCACATTCTCATACAAATCAGAATAAACAAACTCAACGTTAGTAGCATTTAAACTCTCTGCATTTTTCTTG
This Finegoldia magna ATCC 53516 DNA region includes the following protein-coding sequences:
- the prfA gene encoding peptide chain release factor 1 → MFENLDSVVDKFKDLEVKVADPEVIADMENWTKLMKEHADLEPVVNKYLSYKDNLKNLEEDKEMLGTTGDSEMEELLKDEISTLEEQIEKDQEDLKILLLPKDPNDEKNVFIEIRAGAGGDEAGLFAGELLRMYQMYSDKKRWTTEIMDIQQQGVGGIKEVVMMVKGKGAYSRLKYESGVHRVQRVPQTESSGRIHTSTATVAVLPEAEDVDVKIEQKDLRIDVFRASGNGGQCVNTTDSAVRITHIPTGLVVTCQDEKSQIKNKDKAMKVLKSRLYDLMEEEKNKDRADARKSQVGTGDRSERIRTYNFPQGRITDHRINKTIFQLQNFLDGDIEEMIDDLTSYDQAEKLKMMN